A genomic window from Sulfurimonas sp. includes:
- the pckA gene encoding phosphoenolpyruvate carboxykinase (ATP), with protein MNVSELESIGLKNVGKVFHNLSYDELIQHEVDNGECAVTKKGATAVDTGIFTGRSPKDKYFVDRDPSNSHIAWGDVNQKVSAEVFDELLAVAQEQLSGKDLYVTDVFCGSSAASKRSVRFVSEIAWQSHFVKNMFIRPSSAELEVFKHDFTVLNACKAVNDKWKEHGMNSEVFVLFDVERNMAIIGGTWYGGEMKKGIFSMMNYWLPLEGKLPMHCSANVGKDGDTALFFGLSGTGKTTLSTDPERALIGDDEHGWDNHGVFNFEGGCYAKVINLDEKSEPEIYGAIKTNALLENVVMYGEGEVDYEDSSKTENTRVSYPIEHIANHKTDLMASHPKNIIFLTADAFGVLPPVSKLTRDQAMYYFLSGYTAKVAGTERGITEPVATFSACFGEAFLPLHPTVYAKLLGEKIDHHNVNVYLVNTGWTGGKYGVGSRMSIKDTRACITAILDGSINKSEFNTTKTFRLQVPTTLGDINPDILNPRNAWADKDEFDRTRDELAEMFIENYKRYTDGHEDYSSFGPIVGS; from the coding sequence ATGAACGTTTCTGAATTGGAAAGTATTGGTCTAAAAAATGTTGGGAAGGTTTTTCATAATCTTAGTTATGATGAACTTATCCAACATGAAGTAGACAATGGAGAGTGTGCAGTTACTAAAAAAGGTGCAACTGCTGTTGATACAGGGATTTTTACAGGTCGTAGTCCTAAAGATAAATATTTTGTAGATCGTGATCCTTCAAATAGTCATATTGCATGGGGTGATGTGAACCAAAAAGTTTCAGCTGAGGTTTTTGACGAGTTACTAGCTGTAGCTCAAGAGCAACTCTCAGGTAAAGACCTGTATGTTACAGATGTATTTTGCGGATCATCTGCTGCTTCTAAACGTTCAGTTCGTTTTGTATCTGAGATAGCTTGGCAGTCTCACTTTGTAAAAAATATGTTTATCCGTCCAAGTTCAGCTGAGCTTGAAGTTTTTAAACACGATTTTACTGTTTTAAATGCTTGTAAAGCTGTTAATGACAAATGGAAAGAACACGGAATGAATTCAGAAGTGTTCGTACTTTTTGATGTTGAGAGAAACATGGCAATTATCGGTGGTACTTGGTACGGTGGTGAGATGAAAAAAGGTATCTTCTCAATGATGAACTACTGGTTACCACTAGAAGGTAAACTTCCAATGCACTGTTCAGCTAACGTAGGTAAAGACGGTGATACTGCACTTTTCTTCGGACTTAGCGGTACTGGTAAAACTACATTATCAACTGACCCTGAACGTGCACTAATAGGTGATGATGAACACGGTTGGGACAACCACGGTGTATTTAACTTCGAGGGTGGATGTTACGCAAAAGTTATCAACCTTGATGAAAAAAGTGAGCCTGAAATCTACGGTGCAATCAAAACTAATGCATTATTAGAAAATGTTGTAATGTACGGTGAAGGTGAAGTTGATTATGAAGATTCATCTAAAACTGAAAATACTCGTGTATCTTACCCTATAGAGCACATCGCAAATCATAAAACAGACTTAATGGCTAGTCACCCTAAAAATATTATCTTCTTAACTGCAGATGCTTTTGGTGTATTACCTCCGGTATCTAAACTAACACGTGATCAGGCAATGTACTACTTCCTAAGCGGTTATACTGCAAAAGTTGCAGGGACTGAGCGTGGTATTACTGAGCCTGTTGCAACTTTCTCTGCTTGTTTTGGAGAAGCTTTCTTACCACTACACCCAACAGTTTATGCAAAATTGTTAGGTGAAAAGATTGATCACCACAATGTTAATGTTTATCTAGTTAATACTGGATGGACTGGTGGTAAGTATGGTGTTGGTAGCAGAATGAGTATAAAAGATACTCGTGCTTGTATCACTGCTATTCTTGATGGAAGCATTAACAAAAGTGAATTTAACACAACTAAAACTTTCCGTCTTCAAGTACCAACAACATTAGGTGATATTAATCCTGATATTCTTAACCCACGTAATGCTTGGGCTGATAAAGATGAGTTTGACAGAACTCGTGATGAATTAGCTGAGATGTTTATAGAAAACTATAAGCGTTATACTGATGGGCATGAGGATTATTCTTCATTTGGTCCAATAGTAGGCTCATAA
- a CDS encoding DedA family protein yields MEDTFSNLATYGYIGLFLYSLGGGFVALLGAGVLSYMGKMDITTSIAIAFLANALGDVLLFYMARYQKSMMMDGLKKHRRKLALSHALMKKYGSWIILFQKFVYGIKTLIPIAIGLTKYDFKKFAVLNFISAGVWALVVGLGAYYSGAPLIKTAELIGEKPWIAPLLLVTFGGLLWLYLEKATKKKSK; encoded by the coding sequence TTGGAAGATACATTTAGTAATTTAGCAACATATGGATATATAGGACTTTTTTTATACTCACTCGGAGGCGGTTTCGTAGCACTACTTGGTGCAGGAGTACTATCGTACATGGGTAAAATGGATATAACAACTTCAATTGCAATAGCTTTTTTAGCAAATGCTCTTGGTGATGTTCTACTTTTTTATATGGCAAGATACCAAAAGAGCATGATGATGGATGGCCTTAAAAAACATAGACGTAAACTTGCCCTTTCACATGCACTAATGAAAAAATACGGTTCATGGATCATCTTGTTTCAAAAATTTGTATACGGTATAAAAACTCTTATACCAATTGCAATAGGTCTAACAAAGTATGATTTTAAAAAGTTTGCAGTTCTAAACTTTATCTCTGCTGGTGTTTGGGCACTTGTTGTCGGACTTGGTGCTTACTACTCTGGTGCACCGCTTATAAAAACAGCTGAACTTATAGGTGAGAAACCTTGGATAGCTCCACTTTTACTTGTAACTTTCGGTGGACTTTTATGGCTTTATTTGGAAAAAGCTACTAAGAAGAAATCTAAATAG
- a CDS encoding WD40 repeat domain-containing protein, which yields MNPTKKQNYSKSIILSKVLDNDIIVIVDSDSTIMLLNKQTLEPLKSFEIGIKHQSFKTSVVAISHDAKHFATLSSDARESLLYETKTKNVITTVDRHHGEVSCVAIDPKAKYMFSCGDDGKTYVIEIATLKLAFLLPVHKDIVYDIAFSDDGRWVATASHDKTISLFYLPNKIPKHYMFAHSEPVKKLCFLSEHRLFSIDKSNSAIIWDMYEATVITRLEGIHEDVTCVTKSSESKFLFLGTDLGYILVYELENYKLLSSSYIKLKSSITTLEFYEKNEQLMVGTKSGELHFYDIYHGQNNLKILYKEKDFLGMEKFIEINPILEYSKVYQAIDLVWQQTLQKAKEYIENGDKKSAMKLLNIYTSVPSKHKIIQELFDEFEKFEKLNAFIRDGKIALAYSLVHSDEIYLDSKAYKVLENDWQKVLALAKKHAYEANGGAKITKLFEPYRGVSEKTQDIQDVILHNKVYIKFIDSIAKKDYKLASALLKKYEFLEEVPEHEELVYYSDSLYIDSQKLIEEGNFNEALKLLHILEDFSEFEEIARKSILDIQKSTQ from the coding sequence ATGAATCCAACTAAAAAGCAAAATTATAGTAAATCAATTATATTATCTAAAGTTCTAGATAACGATATTATTGTTATTGTAGATTCAGACAGCACTATAATGTTGTTAAATAAGCAAACGTTGGAGCCACTTAAGAGTTTTGAGATAGGGATAAAACATCAAAGCTTTAAAACTTCCGTTGTTGCTATAAGTCATGATGCGAAACATTTTGCAACACTAAGTTCAGATGCAAGAGAATCTCTCCTTTATGAAACTAAAACAAAAAATGTAATAACTACTGTTGACAGACACCATGGAGAGGTCTCTTGTGTCGCTATAGATCCTAAGGCTAAGTATATGTTTTCTTGCGGGGATGATGGTAAAACATACGTTATTGAGATTGCGACTCTAAAACTTGCTTTTTTACTTCCCGTACATAAAGATATAGTTTATGACATAGCTTTTAGCGATGATGGAAGGTGGGTTGCAACGGCAAGCCATGATAAAACTATATCACTCTTTTATCTGCCAAATAAAATTCCAAAGCACTATATGTTTGCCCATTCAGAGCCTGTAAAAAAATTATGCTTTTTAAGTGAACACAGGTTGTTTAGTATAGATAAAAGCAATAGTGCAATCATTTGGGATATGTATGAAGCTACTGTTATAACAAGACTTGAAGGGATTCATGAAGATGTAACTTGTGTAACTAAAAGCTCTGAGAGTAAGTTTTTATTTTTAGGAACGGATTTAGGGTATATTTTAGTATATGAGTTAGAAAATTATAAACTACTCTCTAGTTCATATATTAAACTAAAGTCGTCAATCACTACACTAGAGTTTTATGAAAAGAATGAGCAGTTAATGGTCGGTACTAAAAGTGGTGAGTTACATTTTTATGATATTTATCATGGTCAAAATAATTTAAAAATACTATATAAAGAGAAAGATTTTCTAGGTATGGAAAAGTTTATAGAGATAAATCCTATTTTAGAATATTCAAAAGTTTATCAAGCTATTGATTTAGTTTGGCAGCAAACACTTCAAAAAGCAAAAGAATATATTGAAAATGGTGACAAAAAATCTGCAATGAAACTTTTAAATATATATACAAGTGTTCCCTCAAAACACAAAATAATACAAGAACTTTTTGATGAATTTGAAAAATTTGAAAAATTAAATGCATTTATTAGAGACGGCAAGATCGCTCTTGCTTATTCTCTTGTTCATAGTGATGAGATATATTTAGATTCAAAAGCGTACAAAGTTTTAGAGAATGATTGGCAAAAAGTTTTAGCATTAGCTAAAAAGCATGCTTATGAGGCAAATGGTGGAGCAAAAATAACTAAGCTTTTTGAGCCATACAGGGGTGTTAGTGAAAAAACACAAGATATACAAGATGTTATATTGCATAATAAGGTATATATAAAATTTATAGACTCTATAGCAAAAAAAGATTATAAATTAGCATCTGCACTTCTAAAAAAATATGAATTTTTAGAAGAGGTTCCAGAACATGAGGAGTTGGTATATTACTCTGATTCACTCTATATAGATTCTCAAAAACTGATAGAGGAAGGCAATTTTAACGAGGCTTTGAAACTTCTTCATATTTTGGAAGATTTCAGTGAGTTTGAAGAGATAGCTAGAAAATCTATATTAGATATACAAAAGTCAACACAATAA
- the msrP gene encoding protein-methionine-sulfoxide reductase catalytic subunit MsrP, whose translation MNYIKRKDWQLKESFVTDEKLFKNRRKFLKLGAALAVSTSAVMELAAKELTPFLSMQYKTAKEFMPSSNLHYKEDPNLNNLTPNSYKQITSYNNFYEFTSSKSGVRTLSENFKSEPWKISIDGLVEKEIEIDMDELVKKFALEERIYRFRCVEGWSMVVPWVGFELSELIKYAKPLLNAKYIRFETLYDPKQFPRQNSNLGFIDYPYVEGLRMDEAMNPLAIIAVGLYGHTLPPQNGTPIRLITPWKYGFKSIKSIVKITFTDKQPINTWNKAAPHEYGFYANVNPNVDHPRWSQKRERLLGTFFKQDTLMFNGYEKEVAHLYKNMDLRKEF comes from the coding sequence ATGAACTATATAAAAAGAAAAGACTGGCAACTTAAAGAGAGTTTTGTAACGGATGAAAAGCTGTTTAAAAACAGAAGAAAGTTTCTAAAATTAGGAGCTGCCTTAGCTGTTAGTACATCTGCTGTAATGGAGCTTGCAGCTAAAGAGCTTACTCCATTTTTAAGCATGCAATACAAAACTGCCAAAGAGTTTATGCCATCATCAAATCTGCATTACAAAGAAGACCCAAACTTAAATAATCTGACTCCAAACTCCTATAAACAAATAACGTCATACAATAATTTTTATGAGTTTACTTCCAGTAAAAGTGGTGTTAGAACATTGTCTGAAAATTTTAAGTCTGAACCATGGAAGATATCTATTGATGGACTTGTTGAAAAAGAGATTGAGATAGATATGGATGAGCTTGTAAAAAAGTTTGCATTAGAGGAGAGAATATACCGCTTTAGATGTGTTGAAGGGTGGTCTATGGTAGTTCCATGGGTAGGATTTGAACTCTCAGAGCTTATAAAGTACGCAAAGCCACTTTTAAATGCCAAGTATATACGTTTTGAGACTCTTTATGATCCTAAACAGTTTCCACGTCAAAACAGCAATCTTGGATTTATAGACTATCCATATGTAGAGGGTCTGAGAATGGATGAGGCTATGAATCCTTTAGCTATTATTGCAGTCGGTCTTTACGGTCATACACTACCACCTCAAAACGGGACACCCATAAGACTTATAACACCTTGGAAATACGGCTTTAAAAGTATAAAATCAATTGTAAAAATAACCTTTACAGACAAACAGCCAATAAACACATGGAATAAAGCTGCACCTCATGAATACGGTTTCTATGCCAATGTAAATCCGAATGTAGATCATCCAAGATGGTCACAAAAGCGTGAACGACTGTTAGGTACTTTTTTCAAACAAGATACACTGATGTTTAACGGCTATGAAAAAGAGGTAGCCCATCTTTACAAAAATATGGATCTTAGGAAAGAGTTTTGA
- the uvrB gene encoding excinuclease ABC subunit UvrB encodes MKKQAEFKVVSDYEPAGDQPKAIEVLSKSILDGNRYQTLEGVTGSGKTHTMARVIEKVARPTIIMTHNKTLAAQLYSEFRQFFPNNHVEYFVSYYDYYQPEAYIPRQDLFIEKDSAINDELERMRLSSTANLLSYDDVIVIASVSANYGLGDPEEYENMVQALEVGDEIEQKKLLLRLVEMGYTRNDSYFDSGHIRVNGETMDVYPPYFEQEAIRIEFFGDEIEAIYTIDVIDNKKLEEHKSFTIYATSQFSVRAEKMAVAIKRIEEELDERLEYFQKENKLVEYQRLKQRVEFDLEMLETTGSCKGVENYSRLLTNKKPGEAPYTLLDYFELHHKDYLVIVDESHVSLPQYRGMYAGDRARKEVLVEYGFRLPSALDNRPLQLDEYINKAPHYLFVSATPAQYELELSAVKAEQIIRPTGLLDPIVEVKSSDNQVEDIHDEIKKVTAKNERVLITVLTKKMAEALTKYLADLGIKVQYMHSDIDTIERNQIIRALRLGEFDVLIGINLLREGLDLPEVSLVGILDADKEGFLRSETALIQTIGRGARNSNGRVILYANKITGSMQRAMNTTKHRREIQDAYNKEHGITPRTTIRKLDENLKLEDHGGIYQKNKKLDKMPASERKAIIKELSLKMKDAAKNLEFEEAARLRDEIAKIKKL; translated from the coding sequence ATGAAAAAGCAAGCAGAATTTAAAGTAGTTTCAGACTATGAACCCGCAGGTGATCAGCCAAAAGCGATTGAAGTACTTAGTAAATCAATATTAGACGGTAACCGTTACCAAACACTAGAGGGTGTAACGGGAAGCGGTAAGACCCATACTATGGCTCGTGTTATAGAAAAAGTTGCTAGACCTACGATCATAATGACACACAATAAGACCCTTGCAGCCCAACTTTATTCAGAGTTTCGTCAATTCTTTCCAAATAACCATGTAGAGTATTTCGTATCTTACTATGATTATTATCAGCCTGAAGCATACATACCTAGACAAGACTTGTTTATTGAAAAAGATTCTGCAATAAATGATGAATTAGAGCGTATGAGACTATCTTCTACTGCAAATCTACTCTCTTATGATGATGTGATTGTTATTGCATCGGTTTCTGCAAACTACGGTCTTGGTGATCCTGAAGAGTATGAAAACATGGTTCAGGCTCTTGAGGTTGGAGATGAGATTGAGCAGAAAAAACTTCTGCTTCGTTTAGTTGAGATGGGTTATACCAGAAACGATTCTTATTTTGACAGCGGGCATATACGTGTTAACGGTGAGACTATGGACGTATATCCACCATACTTTGAACAAGAAGCTATACGTATAGAGTTTTTTGGTGATGAGATCGAAGCTATATATACAATCGATGTGATTGATAATAAAAAGCTAGAAGAACATAAAAGCTTTACCATATATGCTACAAGTCAATTCAGTGTTAGGGCAGAGAAGATGGCTGTAGCTATTAAACGTATAGAGGAAGAGCTTGATGAAAGACTTGAGTACTTTCAAAAAGAGAATAAGCTTGTGGAGTATCAAAGATTAAAACAACGTGTAGAGTTTGACCTTGAGATGCTTGAGACTACCGGAAGCTGTAAGGGTGTTGAGAACTACTCTAGGTTACTGACAAATAAAAAGCCCGGTGAAGCACCATATACTCTGCTTGATTATTTTGAACTTCATCATAAAGACTATCTGGTAATAGTTGATGAATCTCACGTTTCACTTCCTCAATACCGCGGAATGTATGCAGGAGATCGTGCTAGAAAAGAGGTACTTGTTGAGTATGGTTTCCGCCTTCCTTCTGCACTTGACAACAGACCGCTGCAACTTGATGAGTATATAAATAAAGCTCCGCACTATCTGTTTGTTTCAGCAACTCCTGCTCAGTATGAACTAGAATTATCAGCCGTTAAAGCTGAGCAAATAATCCGTCCTACCGGTCTGCTTGATCCTATAGTTGAAGTTAAAAGTTCAGATAATCAGGTTGAAGATATACACGATGAGATTAAAAAAGTAACAGCTAAAAATGAGCGCGTTTTGATAACGGTTCTGACAAAAAAAATGGCAGAAGCTCTTACAAAATACTTGGCTGATCTTGGCATAAAAGTTCAATATATGCACTCAGATATAGACACGATCGAGCGTAACCAGATCATACGTGCGCTTCGTCTTGGAGAGTTTGACGTACTGATCGGGATCAACCTGCTTCGTGAAGGGCTTGACCTGCCTGAAGTTAGCCTTGTTGGTATTTTAGATGCAGACAAAGAAGGTTTTTTAAGAAGTGAGACTGCACTTATTCAGACAATTGGTCGCGGTGCCAGAAACTCTAACGGTCGCGTAATACTTTATGCAAATAAAATAACAGGTTCAATGCAGCGTGCTATGAATACAACAAAACACAGACGCGAGATTCAAGATGCATATAATAAAGAACATGGAATAACTCCAAGAACTACTATTCGTAAACTCGATGAAAATCTAAAACTAGAAGATCATGGCGGTATTTACCAAAAGAATAAAAAACTAGATAAAATGCCGGCAAGCGAAAGAAAAGCTATTATAAAAGAGCTATCACTTAAAATGAAAGATGCGGCTAAAAATCTTGAGTTTGAAGAAGCAGCCCGTCTAAGAGATGAAATAGCAAAAATTAAAAAACTATAG
- a CDS encoding sulfite oxidase heme-binding subunit YedZ produces the protein MSKQFFLVIALLTPLMFLLYKLFVVGVDDPIKYIYTLTGATAITLLYATTTISIVKKIKNLVKYRRTVGLFSFFYALLHLLNFIIFDMELDLGFAISETIDKPFIYLGMIAFLILLFMAVTSLRVLFSKYFKYHKVIYIAIILVTIHFIMAQKTLSPEQMGYLFIMGIIIVFKVLQRTNLIKT, from the coding sequence TTGAGCAAGCAGTTTTTTTTAGTCATAGCACTTTTAACTCCTTTGATGTTTTTACTCTACAAGTTATTTGTAGTAGGAGTAGATGATCCAATAAAGTATATCTATACTCTAACAGGTGCAACCGCTATAACTCTTTTGTATGCTACCACGACAATATCTATAGTTAAAAAAATAAAAAACTTAGTAAAATACCGACGTACAGTAGGGCTTTTTAGCTTTTTTTATGCTCTTTTGCATCTTCTTAATTTTATTATATTTGATATGGAACTTGATTTAGGGTTTGCAATAAGTGAGACTATAGACAAGCCTTTTATATATCTTGGGATGATCGCATTTTTAATATTACTTTTTATGGCTGTTACATCACTTAGAGTATTGTTTTCAAAGTATTTTAAATATCATAAGGTGATATATATAGCCATAATACTTGTTACCATACACTTTATAATGGCACAAAAGACACTAAGCCCTGAACAAATGGGTTATCTTTTTATAATGGGTATTATAATTGTATTTAAAGTTTTACAGCGCACAAACCTGATTAAAACATAG